The Spirosoma oryzicola region TGTCTGAAAAGCCAGCTTTTACAGGCTTTCGCCATATACGATTTGGTAAGAACGCGTGAGCTTATCTGCCATACTATTTATGGTAATATAAGCACAAATGAATGAGTGATAATTTTATATAAATACTTGTATAGTAAATAGAAAGTTGATTAATTAGTGCTATTATAACAAATAGGTAAGTAGTAATGGCTCTTATTGTAGTAGGGAGATACTACTTGCAAGAAGCGTTGTTATTTATAACAAACAGATCTAGATAATTGTAATTAAACAGAACCCTATGTCGATTTATATAGTCAACAACGTAAACGTGTCAACAATTAGTGCACCGTTAGGTCCGAGATCTGTGTTCACTAGTCTGTAATCCTTTTCGATTACCCAATTATCCACATTGCATTGTAGGTCATGGAGCAGCGTAATGCAAGCATAGATGTCTTTCGCTTTTTTGCAGCCTGTTTGGTATTTATCAGTCACAGTGTTTATTCCAATCATCCGTCACTGCTGGCTTTATTAGGAATAGTAGGTCGATGGGCGTTGCCTTTCTTTTTTCTGGTGAGTGGCTATTATTTTGAGAAAAGTTATGCTCGTCGGTCCGTATCTGCCTTTTCCAAAACCATAACGGCTCTGTTATCCGCCACCTTGTTTATTAATTTGTTTTACCTGGTGTTTGTTGGGCTCACGGAAGGGACGCTTAAGCCACTTGCTACGCACTTTACCCTGCTAACCGGTACTTACTTTCATCTGTGGTTTCTGACCTCACTTTTAGTAAGTTATGTAGTCCTCTGGTTTTTTCTAACCTACAAGCTGACCCGGTTACTACCTTATCTGGCAATAGCAACCATTGTCCTTGTTCTGCTGCTGACTCCTTACAATTATTTGTTTGGTATGAGCGCACACCCCATTTATGCGCGCTCGCTCTTATCAATCCCCTTCTTATGCATCGGGTTTTTTATTGCCCGATATTCAGTGGATGTTAACGTTTCCAGGCCAACGACCTATGTATTGATTGCCGTAGGTATCGGGATACAACTTATCGAAGGATGGTTTTTGTCGAATGGGGGGCAGGATTCGTCAAGGGTTAACTTCCTGGGCGGCACGTTTTTCGTATCGATCGGAATGTTCTTACTAGCCCTGCAACTGGTTGTGCGCAGCGACAGTGTGTTGGGTTATTATGGCCGTCGGTATTCGTTTCCTTTATACCTATATCATCCGTTCATCAACTACTTTCTTCACAAAACGCTGGAAGTTACGTCAATCGGGGAAGTGATGTATTGGCTTAGTCCAATAGTAGCCCTGGCTGCAACCTTACTCCTATTTATTTACCTGGACAAATATGCTCCGACCGTATTTCGTGTTCTGAGTGGCAACCTAAGTAGGCCAAAACTTGCTGAAAAGCCAAACTAATCTCTTAACCAAGCTTACACTAAAAGCAACTGAAAATCAGTACGCTTTGCTTGATCTACTAAGGCTGGTTAATTCATATTTGTAAATTAGAAAGGGCCAACAGATCGCGATCTGCTGGCCCTTTCTAATTTATTAAGTGCTCCCGAAGGGATTCGAACCCCTATCGTCGGTACCGGAAACCGAAATTCTATCCATTGAACTACGGAAGCGTCTTTTCCCAATGGGAGTGCAAATATACTAGCTTTTGCTCTAAAAACGCAAGTATCTTGCAAAGATGATTTTAGGCAAAAAGTCAAATGAGCAAGCACATCCTTTGAAAAACGAGCTCAATTTGAGGGTTGAGTAGGCATTGTGACCCGATTTGTGCTTTCCTACGTTTTCTCGTCAATCTCGCCAATTTTCTTCGCTCGTTTGGGTAGATGATCAGCCAGTTGCTGAAAGTTTTTGATGGGTGGACGGGGCTTTTCGGCTTCGCCGATCAAAAAACCGTAAGGGTTAAGTGACTCGACAGCATCGAAAATCACTTTTATGATGGCCGTCATGGGTAGTGCTAGTACCAGGCCCGGAAATCCCCAGACGTTTTCCCACAGAATCAGGACTATAATAGCCGCCAGCGGATTAATACTTACCTTAGAACCCACAATATAAGGCGTAATGAAATTACCTTCCAACGTTTGAACAAAGAGAAAAACGCCAATGACGCCGAGCGCTTTCAGCGGATTATCTTGCGTGACCAATGCGTAGGCTGCGGGTAGAAGCGAACCCATAGAAATTCCGAAGTAAGGGATCAAAACCAGACAAGCACCAAAGAATCCGAAGAAGATAGCATAGTCAATGCCGAGGATAAATAGCCCGATGGTCATTAGGGTACCGATGATCAAAATAACCAATACTAGTCCGGCCAAATAATCTTTTACGACGTTGTAGATACCGCTCAGCACAGCATCTATCTTGGAGCGCCGTGTACCATTGAACGCTCTGTAAAAAAAAGATCGGAAAAAGTCGCGGTAAAGCAAAAAAAAGAAAATAAACAGCAGCACCAGAAAAACATCCGTTAGGGTGCTGGTCGTAGCCAGCAGCGTGCTGGTCAGAATGGTGCCACCTTCAGCCAAAGCCTGGTTCAGGTATTTACGAACTTCGGCAACCTGGCGCTGTCGGTCGATGTTTAAACGTTCGTCGGCGTACGTCTGAAGCTGCCCCAGATACTCGTTACCTCGCTTGATCAGCTGCGGTATGACTTCGGCAAAGCTGCTGATCTGCATCGAAACAGCGTATAGAATGCCAACGATAACGGCCAGCGTCAGGATTAAACACAAGATAATGGCGAGTATTCGGGGAAGTCGCCAGTTTTCAAGTCGTTGCGCCAACGGAAAGAGCAGGACGGAAAATAGAATAGCAAAAACCAGCGGAATTAATAATCCATGGAGTGCATGTAATCCGTAAATAATAATAACCAATGACAGTAATACGCAGGAAATTTTAGCGTATAAGGGAAGCTTTATCTCCCGGGCGCGAGTATCCATAATGCAGCATAAACACGAATTCTAGTCTAATCGTTATTAAGTTTTTTTAAGCTGGAAAGGATACAACAGACTATACCGTCCCGTTGGCGGGCTAGTTGAAATCTTATAGCGTATAGAGTGAATTCAATGGGTTAGTAATCAACGGGTAACAAAAGCTTATGGAAGTTGTTTGCTTGTTAAATTTTTGTTAAGTATGTACTGTTTAGGCGTAACGTTGTGGATAAGCCACGTAACTTCGCAGTAGCCTAAGCTAACTAATAGGCTGTTCTCACCAATTCCGCTTCTCATGAGTGCTGCTAAAGCTGCTCAACCGCAACATCGCATTTTAGTCGTAGATGACGACGCCGACATTGTCGAAATGCTCGAATACAATTTGATTAAGGAAGGGTACGATGTGCGCACAGCGACCGATGGTCGTAAAGCCGTCGAAATTGCCCGTACTTATTTGCCTGAATTAGTAATGCTCGACATTATGATGCCGAAATTAGACGGTATCGAAGCAGGTCGGCAATTACGTGACATACCCGAGCTACGTCAGACTTACATTCTGTACCTGACCGCCCGTTCGGAGGAATATTCAGAAGTCGCGGCTTTTGATGTCGGGGCTGATGATTACATCACGAAACCCATCAAGCCGCGTGCCTTGATGAGTCGGATTAATGCACTCTTCCGGCGCGAAGCCCAGCGCGATGATCCAGGTGAGCAGATCAATATCGCCGAACTAACCATCAACCGGAAAAATTATTCGGTTACGCAGGGTGACAAGTCGGTCATTCTACCCAAAAAGGAATTTGAACTACTGTTTTTTCTGGCGCAACATCCCAATAAAGTGTTTAGCCGGGAAGAACTTCTTCAAAAAATATGGGGGGCCGATATTTATGTCCTCGAACGCACTGTCGATGTTCATATCCGTAAACTCCGCGAGAAAATCGGGGATACGCATATTCGAACGCTCAAAGGAGTTGGCTACATGTTTACCGACCAGCCCGAATAAACGAATGAGTGAATTAGTGACTGAGCGAATTGGTTTATTGATAAGTGATTGTGTGCCTATGCTGGGACACAATCACTCATTCTCTTATTTAGTTGATGTCGCTTAGCCCCCGCTTTATAGCTTTGCTGCTGGCGTCGCTGATTTCGGCGCTGACGGTCGTTTTTTTAACCTTCGTGGAAGGCGTAACCAACAACATGTTGTTTGTTGTGGGAATCTCCTCGTTTGGCGTCTCGTTTTTTCTGGTCCTGTACGCCATTGAACTGCTCGTTTTTCGAGAGGTCAATAAAATGTACAAGACCATCCACAAACTCAAGATCCGTGATTTTGCTATTTCGCGCAAGACAATCGTCAAAAATGTCAATCCCTTCAAGAAGCTGAACGACGAGATCTTTGTTTATGTCGCCAAAAAGCAGAAAGAAATTGATGAACTGAAACGGCTGGAACAATTTCGGCGTGAATTTCTGGCCGATGTTTCGCACGAACTGAAAACCCCAATTTTTGCCGCGCAGGGATTTATCCATACCCTTATCGACGGGGCCGTCGATGATGAGTTCGTGCGGGATAAGTTTCTGGCAAAGGCGGCTAAAAGTCTGGATGGTCTGGATGCGTTGGTCAAAGACCTGGTAGCGCTTTCGCAACTGGAAACTGGCGAGGTAACGATGAGCTTTGAGCGCGTTGACATTGCCCAGGTGACGGAAGAAATATTCGAACAGCTAGAAACGATTGCCAGTGATAAACGCACGTTTCTGAAGTTACGAATCGATCAGCCCGGCCCGGTCTGGGTGAAAGCGGACCCGCAGCGCATCATGCAGGTTATGACCAACCTGATCGAAAATGCGGTTAAATACGGGAATGAGAACGGCAAGGTTATCGTAAGTCTCGAAACCGACAAAAAACATGTGCTTATCGCTGTCAAAGACGATGGTCCCGGTATTCCGCCCGAACACCTGAGCCGAATTTTTGAGCGGTTCTACCGGGTCGAAAAAAGCCGCTCTAAGGATCGGGGTGGTACGGGGTTAGGATTGGCCATTGTGAAGCATATCCTGAATGCTCACAAAGCAAAGATCACCGTCATGAGCAAATTGGAAAAAGGAACTACGTTTCGCTTCAAACTGGAACGAATGGAGTAACCAAGCCAATCGCGTTTTTTACGTCAGAAAAGTTAGATGAATCGTTTCAGGGCAAAATGCGCAATAACCATCTGCCCATTACGTCTGACCAAGATAGAGACTTCCTTGCCTTCGCCTTTTTGAAGGATCTTATAAATATCGCTGACTGTCAGGTTCTTGGCTGAGTAGTTATTGACAAATAAAACTTCGTCACCTTCTTTGAGTCCAGACAGATCAGCGGGGGAACCTTCGATGATTTTGCCGACGTAATAGTTGCGTAACTGTTCGCCTTTGGCGCGAAGCTCCAGACCGCTCATATCGTGCTCAAACGTTTCGCGCATCAGACGCTTGACCGGTTTCATCACAACATAGCGCTCCGGGTAGTTGAACGTGACATTGAACCGGCGCAGCAGTTCGCAACCGACATTGCCCTGTCGTTCGGGCATATCGACCAGCTTCATCCCAAAAGCGGTGCTATCCGGGAAGGACGCCAGGATATTATCCAGTTCATAACGGCCAAATTTTATTTTCTGAATCCGGCCCATGCTGCCGTTGATCACTCCGTTTAACCCACGGCCCAGTTGCGCCCGAACCACTTTGGCCGGCAAGGGCATTGCATTTGTGCTGCGCGAGGGATCCAGCAGAAGGGCATGACCGGCCCCCGTGTCTAAAACCACCCGAAGCGGCATAGACTTTTCTCCGTCGTAAACAGACAGTGCATCGGTATACGCTTTGGTGTCTTGAATCGTAATGGGATAACGGTCGCCTTTCCGCTTCCGATAGCGGTATTTTTTTGGCTGCATGATGACGAGTTCCCGCCGGGTAAAATCAACGTTTACGACAAAATTGGCAAAGAGTTCATAGCCAAAAATGCCATGAACCGGTGTTCCGACAAACTCCGAAAGCTTTAGAATGTCTTCGTCCAACAGCACAATGTTGTGGTGCGAAGCCCGTAGGTCGCCCATTCGCAGGTTGTTGTTGATCGCAATTGATGCGGTCAGGTTAGCCCCTTCACCTGCCCCCGCAATTTTCATTTTTCGGGCGAGTGTAAGCGGTTGTTTCTTGAAAATACTAGGGTCGGTAATAATGGTATTGCTAACGCCCGTATCCAGAATAAAATGGAGCGTATCGGAATCATTGATGCGTACCGGGACGATGATCAGGTTTGAATGAAGTTGGAAAGGAATTCGCGTCCAGGAGCGATTCCCGGCTATATAAAAGCCGTAACGGTCGCGATCCGGGGTACCCTTGTTGCCATCCTTGGCCCAAGCGTCCAGACAGATGCATAGCATCCCGATTGCCAATAGTACCGCCTTCATGTAGATGTTGTTTATAGCATTGAAATTACGTATTTTTTACTAGAATAACACAAAAAAAGAGTAGTGAGTTTTGCTTGTGAACAAGCGGTATACACCGTTGAACGATCGCTTTACAAAATTTACC contains the following coding sequences:
- a CDS encoding response regulator, with product MSAAKAAQPQHRILVVDDDADIVEMLEYNLIKEGYDVRTATDGRKAVEIARTYLPELVMLDIMMPKLDGIEAGRQLRDIPELRQTYILYLTARSEEYSEVAAFDVGADDYITKPIKPRALMSRINALFRREAQRDDPGEQINIAELTINRKNYSVTQGDKSVILPKKEFELLFFLAQHPNKVFSREELLQKIWGADIYVLERTVDVHIRKLREKIGDTHIRTLKGVGYMFTDQPE
- a CDS encoding sensor histidine kinase is translated as MSLSPRFIALLLASLISALTVVFLTFVEGVTNNMLFVVGISSFGVSFFLVLYAIELLVFREVNKMYKTIHKLKIRDFAISRKTIVKNVNPFKKLNDEIFVYVAKKQKEIDELKRLEQFRREFLADVSHELKTPIFAAQGFIHTLIDGAVDDEFVRDKFLAKAAKSLDGLDALVKDLVALSQLETGEVTMSFERVDIAQVTEEIFEQLETIASDKRTFLKLRIDQPGPVWVKADPQRIMQVMTNLIENAVKYGNENGKVIVSLETDKKHVLIAVKDDGPGIPPEHLSRIFERFYRVEKSRSKDRGGTGLGLAIVKHILNAHKAKITVMSKLEKGTTFRFKLERME
- a CDS encoding aspartyl protease family protein, producing MKAVLLAIGMLCICLDAWAKDGNKGTPDRDRYGFYIAGNRSWTRIPFQLHSNLIIVPVRINDSDTLHFILDTGVSNTIITDPSIFKKQPLTLARKMKIAGAGEGANLTASIAINNNLRMGDLRASHHNIVLLDEDILKLSEFVGTPVHGIFGYELFANFVVNVDFTRRELVIMQPKKYRYRKRKGDRYPITIQDTKAYTDALSVYDGEKSMPLRVVLDTGAGHALLLDPSRSTNAMPLPAKVVRAQLGRGLNGVINGSMGRIQKIKFGRYELDNILASFPDSTAFGMKLVDMPERQGNVGCELLRRFNVTFNYPERYVVMKPVKRLMRETFEHDMSGLELRAKGEQLRNYYVGKIIEGSPADLSGLKEGDEVLFVNNYSAKNLTVSDIYKILQKGEGKEVSILVRRNGQMVIAHFALKRFI
- a CDS encoding AI-2E family transporter; translation: MDTRAREIKLPLYAKISCVLLSLVIIIYGLHALHGLLIPLVFAILFSVLLFPLAQRLENWRLPRILAIILCLILTLAVIVGILYAVSMQISSFAEVIPQLIKRGNEYLGQLQTYADERLNIDRQRQVAEVRKYLNQALAEGGTILTSTLLATTSTLTDVFLVLLFIFFFLLYRDFFRSFFYRAFNGTRRSKIDAVLSGIYNVVKDYLAGLVLVILIIGTLMTIGLFILGIDYAIFFGFFGACLVLIPYFGISMGSLLPAAYALVTQDNPLKALGVIGVFLFVQTLEGNFITPYIVGSKVSINPLAAIIVLILWENVWGFPGLVLALPMTAIIKVIFDAVESLNPYGFLIGEAEKPRPPIKNFQQLADHLPKRAKKIGEIDEKT
- a CDS encoding acyltransferase; protein product: MEQRNASIDVFRFFAACLVFISHSVYSNHPSLLALLGIVGRWALPFFFLVSGYYFEKSYARRSVSAFSKTITALLSATLFINLFYLVFVGLTEGTLKPLATHFTLLTGTYFHLWFLTSLLVSYVVLWFFLTYKLTRLLPYLAIATIVLVLLLTPYNYLFGMSAHPIYARSLLSIPFLCIGFFIARYSVDVNVSRPTTYVLIAVGIGIQLIEGWFLSNGGQDSSRVNFLGGTFFVSIGMFLLALQLVVRSDSVLGYYGRRYSFPLYLYHPFINYFLHKTLEVTSIGEVMYWLSPIVALAATLLLFIYLDKYAPTVFRVLSGNLSRPKLAEKPN